One region of Bacteroidota bacterium genomic DNA includes:
- a CDS encoding NUDIX domain-containing protein: MSVVIHISSVITNGSKVLMVKEGKQVSYGLYNFPGGHLEPNENILEGAYREIKEETSVEAKIDYLINILVTKGETTYINFVFHAEYINGEAIPQEGEILECRWIEINDLINGFDGELLNKEKKMKVLRDYLEGKRTELEVLVNY; encoded by the coding sequence GTGAGTGTGGTTATTCATATAAGTTCAGTCATTACCAATGGAAGTAAAGTTCTCATGGTTAAGGAAGGCAAGCAGGTAAGTTACGGTTTATATAATTTCCCGGGCGGACATCTTGAGCCGAATGAAAATATTCTGGAGGGAGCTTATCGTGAAATAAAAGAGGAAACATCGGTTGAAGCAAAGATAGATTACTTAATAAATATTCTTGTTACAAAAGGTGAAACAACATATATCAATTTTGTTTTTCATGCTGAATATATAAACGGAGAAGCAATACCACAGGAAGGTGAAATTCTCGAATGCAGATGGATTGAAATAAATGATTTGATAAACGGATTTGATGGTGAGTTACTAAATAAAGAAAAGAAAATGAAAGTCCTTAGAGATTATCTTGAAGGTAAAAGAACTGAACTTGAAGTTCTTGTAAACTACTAA
- a CDS encoding potassium channel protein, translating into MIGVIGFILIENYSLLDSFYMTTITITTTGFQEVHALSPIGRVFTSLLLISSVGTVLYGISTITSFLVDGEIIKLLKNYTMNKQINDLKNHVIVCGFGRNGKQVCEELVKENRSFIIIESNEERLEYIKELKSYLFIDGDATNDDVLIKAKIKDAKALITTLPTDPDNVYVVLTAREMNPDITIISRASDESSESKLKRAGANNVIMPERIGGTHMATLVTKPDIMEFIALITGQAGVSFSFEEFQHGDIKPEYKNKTIKDISVKKQTGATIIGLKSEDGKFHVNPDLGTIVQEKMNIIALGTKEQLEKLKSVLLVEKVA; encoded by the coding sequence TTGATCGGTGTAATTGGATTCATACTCATCGAGAATTATTCTTTGCTTGACTCGTTCTACATGACTACAATAACTATTACTACAACGGGATTTCAGGAAGTACATGCACTCTCCCCCATCGGCAGAGTATTTACATCGTTGCTTTTAATATCATCTGTCGGAACTGTATTATACGGGATTTCAACCATCACATCTTTTCTTGTTGACGGAGAAATAATAAAACTTTTAAAGAACTATACCATGAATAAGCAAATAAATGATCTGAAGAATCACGTAATTGTCTGCGGATTCGGAAGAAACGGCAAACAGGTATGCGAAGAGCTTGTGAAGGAGAACCGTTCATTTATAATTATCGAAAGCAACGAAGAGAGACTTGAATACATAAAAGAATTGAAAAGTTATTTATTCATAGACGGAGATGCAACAAATGATGACGTGCTGATAAAAGCGAAAATAAAAGATGCCAAGGCACTGATAACAACTTTACCGACTGACCCTGATAACGTTTACGTTGTATTAACTGCGCGCGAAATGAATCCAGATATAACTATCATCAGCCGCGCATCGGATGAATCATCCGAATCAAAATTAAAACGCGCAGGAGCAAACAATGTAATTATGCCGGAAAGAATAGGCGGCACACATATGGCTACACTTGTAACCAAACCCGACATAATGGAATTTATTGCTTTAATTACTGGACAGGCGGGAGTATCTTTTTCATTCGAAGAATTTCAGCATGGAGATATAAAACCCGAATATAAAAATAAAACTATAAAAGATATTTCAGTAAAGAAACAAACGGGAGCGACGATAATCGGATTAAAATCTGAAGATGGTAAGTTTCATGTAAATCCCGACCTTGGTACAATCGTTCAGGAAAAAATGAACATCATTGCTCTGGGGACAAAAGAGCAACTGGAAAAATTAAAATCAGTTTTATTAGTAGAGAAGGTAGCTTAG
- a CDS encoding HIT family protein — protein sequence MNIGFKLPISFHILKEEEKIMENCKFCRIAKGELNSYKLYEDEKFFAFLDISPIQEGHFMIIPKKHSEYIFDLEEPDYTEIMKLAKKLSKNLKAVTKAKKIGLAVEGFGEEHLHIHLMPINKVGDLDPCKYKRAMDDHLKMLHKKFLPYFSSEQS from the coding sequence ATGAACATTGGATTTAAATTGCCGATATCATTTCATATTTTAAAGGAAGAAGAAAAAATTATGGAAAATTGTAAGTTCTGTAGAATTGCCAAAGGCGAATTAAATTCATACAAGCTATACGAAGATGAAAAATTTTTTGCTTTTCTTGATATAAGCCCTATTCAGGAAGGGCATTTTATGATTATTCCGAAGAAACATTCTGAATATATTTTTGATTTAGAAGAACCGGATTACACTGAAATAATGAAGCTTGCCAAAAAGCTTTCTAAAAATTTAAAAGCTGTAACTAAGGCAAAGAAAATAGGACTTGCAGTCGAAGGCTTCGGTGAAGAGCATTTACATATTCATTTAATGCCTATAAATAAAGTTGGTGACTTAGACCCTTGTAAATATAAAAGAGCTATGGATGATCATTTAAAGATGCTTCATAAAAAATTTCTTCCTTATTTCAGCTCTGAACAATCATAA
- a CDS encoding HAD-IIB family hydrolase: MKELIVFDLDGTLAESKFPIDSEMAKLLRELLTVLKVAIISGGAFEQFEKQFLANLHADENLKNLFLLPTCGTKFYKYESGWQKLYSEDFTEEEKKKITDALTKVASSEVKIEKTWGEQIEDRGSQITFSALGQHAPNDEKSKWDPDFSKRKKMQAELGKIIPEFSVRLGGMTSVDVTKPGIDKAYGINKLKEILNIPIDKMIFVGDAIFPGGNDYPAKEAGVLSIQVKGPAETKLVITSVIAAF; this comes from the coding sequence ATGAAAGAACTAATTGTATTTGATCTTGACGGAACACTTGCAGAAAGTAAATTTCCAATAGATTCTGAAATGGCAAAATTATTAAGGGAGCTATTAACTGTTTTGAAAGTGGCTATAATTTCAGGAGGGGCTTTTGAGCAGTTTGAAAAACAGTTCCTTGCAAATCTTCACGCAGATGAAAATCTCAAAAATCTTTTCCTTCTACCTACCTGCGGTACAAAGTTTTATAAATATGAATCCGGATGGCAAAAATTATACTCGGAGGATTTTACAGAAGAAGAAAAAAAGAAGATTACCGATGCGTTAACTAAAGTCGCTTCTTCAGAAGTTAAGATTGAAAAAACATGGGGAGAGCAGATTGAAGACAGAGGAAGCCAGATAACATTTTCAGCTTTAGGTCAGCATGCGCCTAACGATGAGAAAAGTAAATGGGACCCGGATTTTTCTAAAAGGAAAAAAATGCAGGCAGAACTTGGCAAAATTATTCCCGAGTTTTCAGTCCGCTTAGGCGGAATGACTTCAGTAGATGTAACAAAACCCGGAATTGATAAAGCTTACGGGATAAATAAACTCAAAGAAATTTTAAATATTCCAATAGATAAAATGATTTTTGTGGGAGATGCTATTTTTCCGGGAGGGAATGATTATCCTGCCAAAGAAGCAGGTGTGCTATCAATTCAGGTTAAAGGTCCGGCAGAAACAAAGCTGGTAATAACATCTGTTATTGCGGCTTTTTAG